A stretch of [Clostridium] innocuum DNA encodes these proteins:
- a CDS encoding penicillin-binding transpeptidase domain-containing protein: MTDKKKLWGIAGIVAAVAIVAVAAYFLFSGGSKPESVLLSYTDLLKEGKYKEMYSLISSDAKKKWKEEDFITRNKNIYEGIDASDFSMEIKDSSDTGDDGSEISYHVRMKSAAGTIDFDNKATVVKEDGDYRIVWDSTQIFPQLHDSDKVNVSVTEGERGSILDRNGKALAQQGSVFQVGLIAGKLGNEADTVSAMARVLDVSEDSIKKALSASWVQDDMFVPIKTITTAKRAEIIEELRKIDGAFVQETTGRVYPYGEMTAHITGYVQNVTAEDLEKHKKEGYTATSIIGKSGLESIYESKLRAVSGCKIIIVDENGDLKDTVAEQKARNGQDIRTTIDIEAQRSAYNQLKKDAGSAVIINSHTGEVLAMVSTPAYDPNDFAMGMDSKTWDSLNSNKQKPLLNRFVSTYCPGSTFKAITGAIALDSKTITAETTFIKTDKWQKDSSWGKNYVTTTQSYAEPSNLKNAYIYSDNIFFAQVADKIGAETYTSYLDKIGFRKQMDFPFTVAKSTYGDELENAQKLAATGYGQGDLLVSPLHLTALYTAYVNDGSILQPYLVYEDGKAKTMVKNAYSAATAKTVFEDLQASMSGYGDNPTKAAGKTGTAQVNHGEQEIGWLSAVNDNIAVTVMIDDTKDIGESHYVIPKVQSILNEVK; encoded by the coding sequence ATGACAGATAAAAAGAAACTCTGGGGGATCGCCGGTATCGTTGCGGCAGTTGCAATCGTTGCGGTTGCGGCGTATTTCTTATTCAGCGGCGGTTCAAAGCCGGAGTCCGTATTGCTTTCCTATACTGATCTTTTGAAAGAAGGCAAATACAAGGAAATGTATTCCCTGATCAGCAGCGACGCGAAAAAGAAATGGAAGGAAGAAGATTTTATTACGCGAAACAAAAATATTTATGAGGGGATCGACGCATCTGATTTCTCGATGGAAATCAAAGACAGTTCGGATACAGGGGATGACGGAAGCGAAATCAGCTATCATGTTCGTATGAAGAGTGCAGCCGGAACCATTGATTTTGACAATAAGGCGACGGTGGTTAAGGAAGACGGTGATTACCGTATTGTATGGGACAGCACGCAGATATTTCCGCAGCTGCATGATTCGGATAAGGTGAATGTGTCCGTTACCGAGGGGGAAAGAGGATCGATTCTTGACCGGAACGGAAAAGCACTGGCACAGCAGGGAAGTGTATTTCAGGTTGGCCTGATAGCAGGAAAGCTGGGAAATGAGGCGGACACGGTTTCTGCCATGGCCAGAGTTCTGGATGTCAGTGAGGACAGTATCAAAAAAGCACTGTCAGCCTCCTGGGTACAGGATGATATGTTTGTACCAATCAAAACCATCACAACAGCGAAGCGTGCGGAAATCATTGAGGAGCTTCGAAAAATTGACGGTGCCTTTGTACAGGAAACCACCGGACGCGTGTATCCGTATGGCGAAATGACAGCGCATATCACCGGATATGTGCAGAATGTCACCGCTGAGGATTTGGAAAAGCATAAGAAGGAAGGCTATACCGCAACCAGTATCATCGGTAAGAGCGGTCTGGAAAGTATTTATGAAAGCAAGCTGAGGGCAGTCAGCGGCTGTAAGATCATTATTGTGGATGAAAATGGTGATCTGAAGGATACCGTTGCCGAACAGAAGGCCAGAAACGGTCAGGATATTCGTACGACCATTGATATCGAAGCACAGCGCTCCGCATACAATCAGCTGAAGAAGGATGCAGGAAGTGCGGTAATCATAAATTCCCATACCGGTGAGGTTCTGGCAATGGTCAGTACACCGGCTTATGATCCCAATGATTTCGCAATGGGCATGGATAGCAAAACATGGGACTCCCTGAACAGCAACAAGCAGAAGCCGCTGTTGAATCGCTTTGTTTCCACCTATTGTCCGGGTTCTACCTTTAAGGCGATTACCGGAGCCATCGCTCTGGATTCCAAGACGATCACAGCGGAAACCACCTTTATAAAAACAGACAAATGGCAGAAGGATTCCAGCTGGGGAAAGAATTATGTAACGACGACGCAGTCCTATGCAGAGCCAAGCAATCTGAAAAACGCCTATATCTATTCCGATAATATCTTCTTTGCACAGGTAGCGGATAAGATCGGTGCAGAGACATACACCAGCTATCTCGATAAAATCGGATTCCGCAAGCAGATGGATTTTCCGTTCACAGTTGCGAAGTCCACGTATGGGGATGAACTGGAGAATGCACAGAAGCTTGCGGCAACCGGCTATGGACAGGGTGATCTGCTGGTATCCCCGCTTCATCTGACGGCCCTGTATACCGCCTATGTCAATGACGGCAGCATCCTGCAGCCATATCTGGTATATGAGGATGGAAAAGCAAAAACCATGGTGAAGAACGCGTACAGCGCAGCTACTGCGAAAACAGTGTTTGAAGACCTGCAGGCTTCCATGTCCGGATATGGGGATAACCCTACCAAAGCAGCCGGGAAAACCGGTACTGCACAGGTGAATCACGGGGAACAGGAAATCGGCTGGCTGAGTGCAGTCAATGATAACATAGCGGTTACCGTTATGATTGATGATACCAAGGATATTGGTGAAAGCCATTATGTCATACCGAAGGTGCAGAGTATTTTAAACGAGGTTAAATAG
- a CDS encoding lactoylglutathione lyase → MAFRIVHCNINVTDLNRSIAFYEQALGLQVARKLEAEDGSFTLCYLQDDTGSFQIELTWLKNHPQPYELGENESHIAFATDDFEAAHRLHEEMGCICFENKEMGIYFIHDPDDYWLEVVPA, encoded by the coding sequence ATGGCATTTCGCATTGTACACTGTAATATCAATGTAACGGATTTGAACAGAAGCATCGCCTTTTATGAGCAGGCACTGGGACTGCAGGTTGCCAGAAAGCTGGAGGCGGAGGATGGAAGCTTCACGCTTTGTTATTTGCAGGATGATACCGGCAGCTTTCAGATTGAGCTGACCTGGCTCAAAAATCATCCGCAGCCCTATGAGCTGGGCGAGAATGAGAGTCATATCGCTTTTGCAACAGATGATTTTGAAGCAGCACACAGACTGCATGAGGAGATGGGCTGTATCTGCTTTGAGAACAAAGAGATGGGAATTTATTTTATTCATGATCCGGATGACTACTGGCTGGAGGTTGTTCCGGCATAG
- a CDS encoding GNAT family N-acetyltransferase, with amino-acid sequence MKKLTLENWQELQPYIALADYHEYNSNTMTMLMWTSMYEVYFETYPNYAIAYTCMPHREPVWLMPYCTRDHRFEAVHAIRTYSQKHGIAFEIHSMTKEFKNWLVDTYPMEFLIWDCYDARDYVYDRRQQETLSGKKMQKRRNHFHAFLKQYEGRFVYRQLDESTREDVYAFLRYWQSFKDVDDSISAEDTGIHLLLEHIKELPIEGGCIYIDGRLEAFNIASRLSKDMIQIHVEKANREIRGLYIAILKLYLETLEEDIVYVNREDDMGLPKLRKAKTDMQPVCKIQKFGSVHQALKIQQADAAWTRKIRSLWEQQFQEETAESTQFYFERLYREENCLLLVSEEELICMLQLRPMTIVLDGKDVRVPFIVGVATNPEYEGCGYMGMLLRYALKTVQGKAPFVLLQAYNWDLYKSFGFIEQYQRVRWKLKKQSDAADGGTWKQVEDAQDLLTMYLHFCEQKNGWRRRDLAYYKNQFLPNAAIWNQKILVYWEDNQPRGYIVQEESAQELHIRECIYADEEALQHMMRYLAQEEKTVYVDLDTEAQVEGRRKPETCMMVKQLGKQTFPQDCLFIREEL; translated from the coding sequence ATGAAAAAACTAACACTGGAAAACTGGCAGGAGCTGCAGCCGTATATTGCACTTGCCGATTATCATGAATACAATTCCAATACCATGACAATGCTGATGTGGACCAGCATGTATGAGGTCTATTTTGAAACTTATCCCAACTATGCCATCGCCTATACCTGCATGCCGCACCGTGAACCGGTCTGGCTGATGCCATATTGCACAAGGGATCATCGTTTTGAGGCTGTTCATGCGATCCGCACCTATTCTCAGAAGCATGGAATCGCCTTTGAAATTCATTCCATGACCAAAGAATTTAAAAACTGGCTGGTGGACACCTATCCGATGGAATTCCTTATATGGGACTGCTATGACGCAAGAGATTATGTATATGACCGCAGGCAGCAGGAAACATTGTCCGGTAAAAAAATGCAAAAGCGCAGAAATCACTTCCACGCCTTTTTAAAGCAGTATGAAGGACGCTTTGTTTACCGGCAGCTTGATGAAAGCACCAGAGAGGATGTCTATGCCTTTCTGCGCTACTGGCAGTCCTTCAAGGATGTGGATGACAGCATATCCGCCGAGGATACCGGAATTCATCTTTTGCTGGAGCATATAAAGGAGCTTCCGATCGAGGGCGGCTGTATCTATATTGACGGCAGACTGGAAGCATTTAACATTGCATCACGGCTGTCGAAGGATATGATTCAGATTCATGTGGAAAAAGCGAATCGTGAAATTCGCGGTCTGTATATCGCAATTCTAAAGCTGTATCTGGAAACACTGGAGGAGGACATCGTGTATGTCAACCGCGAGGATGATATGGGACTGCCCAAGCTGCGAAAGGCAAAGACGGATATGCAGCCGGTATGTAAAATTCAGAAATTCGGAAGCGTACATCAGGCGCTGAAAATCCAGCAGGCAGATGCTGCCTGGACAAGGAAAATCCGCTCCCTGTGGGAACAGCAGTTTCAGGAGGAAACGGCAGAAAGCACCCAGTTTTATTTTGAGCGCCTCTACCGTGAGGAAAACTGCCTTCTGCTGGTCAGTGAGGAGGAGCTGATCTGCATGCTGCAGCTTCGCCCCATGACAATCGTTCTGGATGGAAAGGATGTCCGTGTACCGTTTATTGTAGGAGTCGCCACCAATCCGGAGTATGAAGGCTGTGGCTATATGGGGATGCTGCTGCGGTATGCCTTAAAGACGGTACAAGGGAAGGCTCCGTTTGTATTACTGCAGGCTTATAACTGGGATTTGTACAAGAGCTTCGGATTTATTGAGCAGTATCAACGGGTTCGCTGGAAGCTGAAAAAACAGAGTGACGCTGCCGACGGCGGCACATGGAAGCAGGTAGAGGATGCACAGGATCTCTTAACCATGTATCTGCACTTCTGTGAACAGAAAAACGGCTGGCGGCGACGTGATCTGGCATATTATAAGAATCAGTTTCTTCCCAATGCGGCAATCTGGAATCAGAAAATCCTCGTCTATTGGGAGGATAACCAGCCAAGGGGATACATCGTACAGGAGGAATCAGCACAGGAGCTCCATATTCGTGAGTGCATCTATGCGGATGAGGAAGCCCTGCAGCATATGATGCGGTATTTGGCACAGGAAGAAAAAACGGTTTATGTCGATCTGGATACAGAGGCACAGGTGGAGGGCCGCAGGAAGCCGGAAACCTGTATGATGGTAAAACAGCTTGGGAAGCAGACATTTCCACAGGATTGCCTGTTTATTCGGGAGGAATTGTAA